The Aureimonas populi genome includes the window GCGAGCGGCCCGTCCTGGCGAATGCGCTCCAGCACCGCCATCGCCTCCTCGCGGCGCTCGCGCGCAAAAACGCGCATACCGGCGTAGCCCGCCTCCCCCCGGTCGGCGCGCGCCATGCGCCAGCGCAGAAGGGGGTGCAGCGAAAGAGGCAGGAGCGAAGCCTCGTGCGCCCAGTATTCGAAGAGCCGACGCTCGCTCCGGCGCCCCCACGCCGCCCTGTCCAGAAGCGTGCGATCATAGGCGCCGAGCCGTGAGAAGGCGGGCAGGTAATGAGCGCGGGAGAGAACGTTGACGCTGTCGATCTGGTGCAGCCCGAGCCGCTCCACCGTGCGCCTCAGATGGCCCTGGTGCACCACCGAAGGGCGCGCCACGCCGAATCCTTGCGCGGCGAGCGCGATGCGGCGGGCCTCGGCCGGGCTGAAACGATCCTTCATCCGCGACGCCCCGCCTCCCCGCGCCGATGCTCCCGGTTCAGCCTAGCCGATTCGCCGCCGGCAAGGGCAATATTTCCCGCGCCGGCCCCTCGGCGGGCGCGGAGGAGCCGCGCCGGGCGCCTTATACGCCGTTCAGCCGAAGCCGTCTGTTCCAGGAGAGGGCGAGGAGCGTGCACACCGCGCCGGAGAACAGGTAGACGCCGATGGAGGCCACGCCGAAAGTGGAGGTGAAGAACAGGGCGACGAGCGGCGCGAAGCCCGCGCCGATCAGCCAGGAGAGGTCGGAGGTGAGGGCCGAGCCGGTGTAGCGGTCGCGATCGGCGAAGTTCGAGGCGACGGCACCGGAGGCCTGCCCGTGCGACAGGCCCAGAAGCGCGAAGCCGACGAGGATGAATGTCGTCTGCCCGGCCGTTCCCGCCATCAGCAGGAAGGGTGTCGCCACGCTGAAGACCGCGATCGCGGCGGCGCAATAGCCCAGATGCTTGCGCCGGCCGATCCGGTCCGCCAGCACGCCCGACAGGACCACGCACAGGAGGCACAGCACCGCGCCCGCAATCTGCGTCAGCAGGAACTCGCCCAGAGAGCGGTCCGAGAACAGGTCGATGTAGGAGATCGGGAAGATCGTCACGAGATGGAACAGCGCGAAGCTCGCCAGCGGCACGAAGGCGCCGATCAGAACCTCGCGGCCCCGCGTTTCCAGAAGCTCGGAGACGCGGACGGGCACCAGCTCGCGGCTCTCGTAGAGCGCGGCGTATTCCTGCGTGGCGATGAGGCGCAGCCGGGCGAAGAGCGCCACGACGTTGATGGTGAAGGCCACGAAGAACGGATAGCGCCAGCCCCAGCCGAGGAAATCCTCCGCCGTCAGGTTGAGGTAGAAGAAGGCGAAGAGCGCGCTGGCCACGATGAAGCCGATGGGCGCGCCCATCTGCGGCACCATCGCGTACCAGCCCCGGTGCTTCTCCGGCGCGTTCAGCGAGAGCAGCGAGGCGAGGCCGTCATAGGCGCCGCCGAGCGCGAATCCCTGCGCGAGGCGGAAGATCACCAGCGCCGCGATGGAGAAGACGCCGATGGTCGCATAGCCGGGCAGGAAGGCGATGGCGGCGGTCGAGCCGCCGAGAAGGAAGAGC containing:
- a CDS encoding MFS transporter encodes the protein MTTTGFQTASPGDIEHDARQISSDHRISPGEIALGVIVGRASEAFDFFVFGIACVLVFPALVFPFAEPLTGTLYSFAIFSLAFIARPIGSILFLKVDRIHGRGMKLTIALFLLGGSTAAIAFLPGYATIGVFSIAALVIFRLAQGFALGGAYDGLASLLSLNAPEKHRGWYAMVPQMGAPIGFIVASALFAFFYLNLTAEDFLGWGWRYPFFVAFTINVVALFARLRLIATQEYAALYESRELVPVRVSELLETRGREVLIGAFVPLASFALFHLVTIFPISYIDLFSDRSLGEFLLTQIAGAVLCLLCVVLSGVLADRIGRRKHLGYCAAAIAVFSVATPFLLMAGTAGQTTFILVGFALLGLSHGQASGAVASNFADRDRYTGSALTSDLSWLIGAGFAPLVALFFTSTFGVASIGVYLFSGAVCTLLALSWNRRLRLNGV